A single window of Rhodamnia argentea isolate NSW1041297 chromosome 5, ASM2092103v1, whole genome shotgun sequence DNA harbors:
- the LOC115756907 gene encoding pentatricopeptide repeat-containing protein At1g10910, chloroplastic isoform X1: MEISSSALVVSSPNILSRQTSLPFPSIPCLPPPPPPPSTTARSSRVFSASPAPAFVKPDRAKPARPPPGASAPRKHHSKSYLARQAAVLEIQQSPDLDSALERFGGVLKVQDLNAILRYFGKLNRMQDISKLFQYMQKHEKISASSYSSYIKFTGTSHNPLNALEIYNSILDASMRINVFISNAVLSCLVRNGKFGVGMKCFQQMKQDGLKPDIITYSTLLAGCMKVNDGYTKALELIQELENNGLEMDSVIYGTLIAVCASNNHCEDAERFFKKMVNEGHAPNEFHYSSLLNAYSADGNYKKADTLVRDMKSAGLVINKVILTTLLKVYVRGGLFDKSRELLAELELLGHAKDEMSYCLFMDGLAKAGRTDEAKSVFDEMMGKSVKSDGYAHCIMISAFCRCGLLQEAKLLAKDFEAKFNRYDLVILNTMLGAYCRACEMESVMQTLKKMDELAISPDYSTFHILVKYFFKERLYLLAYRTMQDMHKKGHQPEEGLCSSLIFQLGKMNAYSEAFSVYNMLRYSKRSMCKALHEKILHILISGRLYKEAYVVVKDNVGLISKQAVKKFATAFMKSGNVNLINDVLKVIHASGNKIDQKLFNMAVSRFIVLPEKKELLIQLLQWMSGHGYAIDLSTRDLILKNSRFFGDELIKETLSKHQLRLKGVRSHKRKE; the protein is encoded by the exons ATGGAGATTTCTTCTTCTGCGCTCGTCGTCTCGTCTCCGAACATCCTCTCCCGCCAGACGTCGCTCCCTTTTCCTTCAATCCCTTGTTTGccgccccctcctcctcctccttcgacaACCGCTAGGTCCTCTCGGGTCTTCTCTGCTTCTCCGGCTCCTGCCTTCGTCAAGCCGGATCGGGCTAAGCCGGCCCGCCCTCCGCCCGGCGCCTCCGCTCCCCGGAAGCATCACTCCAAGTCTTATTTGGCCAGGCAGGCCGCTGTTCTTGAAATTCAGCAGTCGCCCGATTTGGACTCCGCTCTCGAAAG GTTTGGTGGTGTTCTGAAGGTGCAGGACTTGAATGCCATTTTGAGGTATTTTGGGAAGCTCAACCGGATGCAAGATATCTCCAAG CTCTTTCAGTATATGCAGAAGCATGAGAAGATCAGTGCTTCAAGTTATAGCAGTTATATAAAGTTCACAGGGACAAGCCACAACCCTTTGAATGCACTGGAAATCTATAACAGTATTCTGGATGCCTCAATGAGAATCAATGTCTTTATAAGTAATGCTGTTCTTAGTTGCCTCGTCAGAAATGGCAAATTCGGCGTCGGCATGAAATGTTTTCAACAAATGAAGCAGGATGGGCTCAAACCGGATATCATTACATATAGTACG CTGCTTGCAGGTTGCATGAAGGTCAATGATGGTTACACCAAGGCATTGGAACTGATACAGGAACTGGAGAATAATGGTCTTGAAATGGATAGTGTAATCTATGGGACTCTTATTGCTGTGTGTGCTTCAAACAATCATTGTGAAGATGCAGagcgcttcttcaagaaaatggtgaatGAAGGCCATGCACCCAATGAATTCCATTATAGCTCTTTATTAAATGCATACTCTGCTGATGGTAATTACAAGAAGGCCGACACCTTGGTGCGGGATATGAAATCTGCAGGCTTAGTTATCAATAAG GTAATTTTGACTACTCTGCTGAAGGTTTACGTCAGAGGAGGCTTATTTGATAAGTCAAGAGAATTATTGGCTGAACTGGAACTCTTAGGCCATGCCAAAGATGAG ATGTCGTACTGTCTATTTATGGATGGCCTGGCTAAGGCTGGAAGGACAGATGAAGCTAAATCAGTGTTTGACGAAATGATGGGAAAATCTGTCAAATCTG ATGGCTATGCGCACTGCATCATGATTTCAGCATTTTGCCGGTGTGGGCTTTTACAAGAGGCCAAACTGTTGGCCAAAGACTTTGAAGCCAAATTTAACAGATATGACTTGGTAATATTGAATACCATGCTGGGCGCCTATTGCAGAGCATGTGAAATGGAGAGTGTCATGCAAACATTGAAGAAGATGGATGAACTAGCTATCAGTCCTGATTACAGTACCTTTCATATCCTAGTCAAATACTTCTTCAAGGAGAGATTATATCTGCTTGCTTACAGGACTATGCAGGACATGCATAAAAAGGGGCACCAACCAGAGGAG GGACTTTGCTCCTCCCTAATCTTTCAACTTGGTAAAATGAATGCCTACTCAGAAGCTTTTTCTGTTTACAATATGTTGAGGTATAGCAAAAGAAGTATGTGTAAGGCTCTCCATGAGAAAATTCTGCATATTCTGATTTCAGGACGGCTTTACAAGGAGGCTTATGTCGTCGTCAAG GACAATGTGGGATTAATCTCCAAGCAAGCAGTTAAGAAGTTTGCAACTGCATTTATGAAGTCGGGTAATGTCAACTTGATAAATGATGTGTTGAAGGTCATCCATGCCTCCGGAAATAAGATTGATCAG AAATTATTTAATATGGCTGTATCACGATTTATTGTTCTGCCTGAGAAGAAGGAATTACTTATTCAACTACTGCAGTGGATGTCTGGTCACGGTTATGCTATTGATTTGTCAACAAGAGACCTCATTCTAAAAAATTCACGCTTCTTTGGTGATGAGCTTATTAAGGAAACACTGTCCAAGCATCAGTTACGTTTGAAAGGAGTGAGGTCTCATAAGAGGAAGGAGTGA
- the LOC115756907 gene encoding pentatricopeptide repeat-containing protein At1g10910, chloroplastic isoform X2 yields MEISSSALVVSSPNILSRQTSLPFPSIPCLPPPPPPPSTTARSSRVFSASPAPAFVKPDRAKPARPPPGASAPRKHHSKSYLARQAAVLEIQQSPDLDSALERFGGVLKVQDLNAILRYFGKLNRMQDISKLFQYMQKHEKISASSYSSYIKFTGTSHNPLNALEIYNSILDASMRINVFISNAVLSCLVRNGKFGVGMKCFQQMKQDGLKPDIITYSTLLAGCMKVNDGYTKALELIQELENNGLEMDSVIYGTLIAVCASNNHCEDAERFFKKMVNEGHAPNEFHYSSLLNAYSADGNYKKADTLVRDMKSAGLVINKVILTTLLKVYVRGGLFDKSRELLAELELLGHAKDEMSYCLFMDGLAKAGRTDEAKSVFDEMMGKSVKSDGYAHCIMISAFCRCGLLQEAKLLAKDFEAKFNRYDLVILNTMLGAYCRACEMESVMQTLKKMDELAISPDYSTFHILVKYFFKERLYLLAYRTMQDMHKKGHQPEEGLCSSLIFQLGKMNAYSEAFSVYNMLRYSKRSMCKALHEKILHILISGRLYKEAYVVVKDNVGLISKQAVKKFATAFMKSEII; encoded by the exons ATGGAGATTTCTTCTTCTGCGCTCGTCGTCTCGTCTCCGAACATCCTCTCCCGCCAGACGTCGCTCCCTTTTCCTTCAATCCCTTGTTTGccgccccctcctcctcctccttcgacaACCGCTAGGTCCTCTCGGGTCTTCTCTGCTTCTCCGGCTCCTGCCTTCGTCAAGCCGGATCGGGCTAAGCCGGCCCGCCCTCCGCCCGGCGCCTCCGCTCCCCGGAAGCATCACTCCAAGTCTTATTTGGCCAGGCAGGCCGCTGTTCTTGAAATTCAGCAGTCGCCCGATTTGGACTCCGCTCTCGAAAG GTTTGGTGGTGTTCTGAAGGTGCAGGACTTGAATGCCATTTTGAGGTATTTTGGGAAGCTCAACCGGATGCAAGATATCTCCAAG CTCTTTCAGTATATGCAGAAGCATGAGAAGATCAGTGCTTCAAGTTATAGCAGTTATATAAAGTTCACAGGGACAAGCCACAACCCTTTGAATGCACTGGAAATCTATAACAGTATTCTGGATGCCTCAATGAGAATCAATGTCTTTATAAGTAATGCTGTTCTTAGTTGCCTCGTCAGAAATGGCAAATTCGGCGTCGGCATGAAATGTTTTCAACAAATGAAGCAGGATGGGCTCAAACCGGATATCATTACATATAGTACG CTGCTTGCAGGTTGCATGAAGGTCAATGATGGTTACACCAAGGCATTGGAACTGATACAGGAACTGGAGAATAATGGTCTTGAAATGGATAGTGTAATCTATGGGACTCTTATTGCTGTGTGTGCTTCAAACAATCATTGTGAAGATGCAGagcgcttcttcaagaaaatggtgaatGAAGGCCATGCACCCAATGAATTCCATTATAGCTCTTTATTAAATGCATACTCTGCTGATGGTAATTACAAGAAGGCCGACACCTTGGTGCGGGATATGAAATCTGCAGGCTTAGTTATCAATAAG GTAATTTTGACTACTCTGCTGAAGGTTTACGTCAGAGGAGGCTTATTTGATAAGTCAAGAGAATTATTGGCTGAACTGGAACTCTTAGGCCATGCCAAAGATGAG ATGTCGTACTGTCTATTTATGGATGGCCTGGCTAAGGCTGGAAGGACAGATGAAGCTAAATCAGTGTTTGACGAAATGATGGGAAAATCTGTCAAATCTG ATGGCTATGCGCACTGCATCATGATTTCAGCATTTTGCCGGTGTGGGCTTTTACAAGAGGCCAAACTGTTGGCCAAAGACTTTGAAGCCAAATTTAACAGATATGACTTGGTAATATTGAATACCATGCTGGGCGCCTATTGCAGAGCATGTGAAATGGAGAGTGTCATGCAAACATTGAAGAAGATGGATGAACTAGCTATCAGTCCTGATTACAGTACCTTTCATATCCTAGTCAAATACTTCTTCAAGGAGAGATTATATCTGCTTGCTTACAGGACTATGCAGGACATGCATAAAAAGGGGCACCAACCAGAGGAG GGACTTTGCTCCTCCCTAATCTTTCAACTTGGTAAAATGAATGCCTACTCAGAAGCTTTTTCTGTTTACAATATGTTGAGGTATAGCAAAAGAAGTATGTGTAAGGCTCTCCATGAGAAAATTCTGCATATTCTGATTTCAGGACGGCTTTACAAGGAGGCTTATGTCGTCGTCAAG GACAATGTGGGATTAATCTCCAAGCAAGCAGTTAAGAAGTTTGCAACTGCATTTATGAAGTCGG AAATTATTTAA
- the LOC115756909 gene encoding PAP-specific phosphatase HAL2-like — protein sequence MPFSCPRTGGNLPQVVLRQRRCVKFTANHVARFVSSSSQSRDPRFYSPKSRSHELKIACTSNFSTSPSHPLMEDPERLSLSSLDGEVERGRYSKELDVAVRAVQIACWVCQKVQDTLVYKANNNDDGDNNGKQVHSKDDNSPVTIADWSVQATMSWLLSDSFGTSNISIVAEEDVHALSKADGAGLLKAVVETVNEALYEAPRFGLVCPQENLGPKEVLEAIGRCNSGGRLSRKFWALDPVDGTLGFVRGDQYAVALSLIEDGKVVLGVLGCPNYPMKKEWLSYHHRYHRIITKLTPPEAESWDRGCILYAKEGSGEAWMQPLLHKNKRLEWPNAAVPVRVSSIDNPALATFCEPVEKANSSHSFTAGLAHSVGLRKQPLRVYSMVKYAAIARGDAEVFMKFARAGYKEKIWDHAAGVVIVQEAGGVVTDARGRPLDFSKGIYLEGLDRGIITCSGAKLHERIIQAVDASWNSSCL from the exons ATGCCTTTCAGTTGCCCAAGAACTGGTGGAAACCTCCCGCAAGTTGTGCTGCGACAGCGGAGATGTGTTAAATTCACGGCCAACCATGTGGCCAGAttcgtctcctcttcctctcAAAGCCGCGACCCACGATTCTACTCACCCAAGAGCAGGTCTCATGAGCTAAAGATTGCTTGTACATCCAATTTCAGCACAAGCCCTTCACACCCTTTGATGGAGGACCCCGAAAGGTTGAGTCTTTCCTCTTTAGATGGTGaagtagagagagggagatacTCTAAAGAGCTGGATGTTGCAGTGAGAGCCGTGCAGATAGCATGTTGGGTTTGCCAGAAAGTGCAAGACACTTTAGTCTATAAGGCCAACAACAACGACGACGGTGACAACAATGGGAAGCAAGTTCACTCCAAGGATGATAACTCTCCAGTCACTATTGCtg ACTGGAGTGTGCAAGCTACAATGAGTTGGTTGCTATCTGATTCTTTTGGAACTAGCAATATCTCAATTGTCGCTGAAGAGGACGTACATGCTCTCTCCAAGGCTGATGGAGCCGGCTTGTTGAAAGCGGTTGTGGAAACAGTCAATGAAGCCCTATATGAGGCACCCCGATTCGGGCTTGTGTGTCCACAAGAGAACCTCGGCCCCAAGGAAGTTCTCGAGGCTATTGGCCGTTGCAACTCCGGTGGCAGGCTAAGTAGAAAGTTTTGGGCACTAGACCCTGTTGATGGGACACTGGGGTTTGTGCGTGGTGATCAGTATGCTGTTGCTCTTTCGCTGATAGAAGATGGGAAAGTGGTCCTTGGAGTTCTCGGCTGCCCCAATTACCCAATGAAGAAGGAGTGGCTAAGCTATCACCATCGCTACCACAGGATTATCACCAAATTGACCCCACCGGAGGCGGAATCTTGGGACCGGGGTTGCATACTTTATGCCAAGGAAGGCAGTGGCGAGGCCTGGATGCAGCCATTGCTCCACAAGAATAAGAGGTTAGAGTGGCCAAACGCTGCAGTGCCCGTTCGTGTTTCTTCCATTGATAATCCAGCACTAGCAACTTTCTGCGAACCAGTTGAGAAGGCAAATTCAAGTCATTCCTTCACAGCTGGACTAGCTCATAGTGTCGGGCTTAG GAAGCAGCCATTACGTGTGTACAGCATGGTCAAATATGCAGCCATAGCTCGTGGAGATGCTGAGGTCTTCATGAAATTTGCGAGGGCGGGTTACAAGGAGAAAATATGGGACCATGCTGCCGGAGTCGTGATAGTACAAGAGGCTGGTGGCGTCGTGACGGATGCGAGGGGACGTCCCCTTGATTTCTCAAAGGGCATTTACTTGGAAGGTCTCGATCGAGGTATAATCACCTGTTCCGGAGCCAAGCTGCACGAAAGGATCATTCAGGCTGTAGATGCTAGTTGGAACTCCTCTTGTCTGTAA